acaaaatggctgccggcggccatattcgattttagtaaaatagaaatatcttgggaaaaatggtacttagagagtttctgttaacatggaaataatttgttatgtgtgtggggtttcagggattccatatacggacatctatatatacctatatacagctatattgagctatatacaggcatatagagctatatgatagcatatatttatctgtgaaatgtttatttataggaaaatataggtaaatatagcgatatatagctgtttaaataggaatttatgaaagttgacttcgtacggggctgtctatattgcctccggcaatttatttgtatatgctaacaaggcaaagaaagataatgtaagtgattttaaagggcgaatagcttttcagtagagaatgaagtaaaagaaatgaagagtttcacagtaaaggcttttgatacgaataggtgtttcgtacgggtcggcgttagctatgtttatttttatttttctattccTTTACGAACATGCATTCAAAATTCTATGATTCCCTTTGCTGTAGTAACTGATGATCGTGAAGACTTCTTCGTTCAAACCTTTCGTTACTCTAACTTGATAACGCCACATACCAATAGGTATCAGGGGTGGCATGTGCTCGTAGCTTGTGTAGTAGGGGTTTTGATATCTGCGACCCTGTAAACcagttttatttatgtttttctcGAAACGGTTATGCAATCCTATCAGATACGGACTGACGAACCTTCACAGGACACGGATCTAACAGGTTGCTTTCAGTTTCATtagttttatgaaaaaagaatttgaatAACGGATTTCTTCGATATTTCAATCCTTCGCAAGCCTCAAATGTGACTTGTAcggaaatttgaatatttctgaccaatttgaaaatttgacaccaacatttataaaaaatctaaaaagtgGCTCAGGTACATTTTTAAGGTTTAcagattcgaaaaaaatagGTTAGGGCCGACCTTACGATCGGACCTAACGATTTTTACATTGATTCGGGTACTTTTGAGGGCGTAGAATACGATGGCGGtggagaaaaaattattttatagcGTTTTCGGGGAGAAAAGTGAggtaaagttgaaattttgcaACTTTGAAACGCTTATTACGCGAGCGAATTGAACGCAATTTGGGCGTGGATACGCTATAGGGGGTTTTTGGGGTCGggcaattcatttttttacataaaagaGCCGCCACATGTATGCGAGCGGCcgtaaaatgcaaaaaaccAGTTTTTGGCAtagttttttgtaaataattttttgtgagGCTTAGTTTTTCCATCGGACTACTGCTAACGTATAGAGGGCTTCAATACCTATCGATTGAGGTACGACTCGAAAAAATCCTTGGGCCCGTTTTCGAGAAAAGTTCGAAAAAGTAGTTACGCAACGGTTCAACTTTGATGCGAGCTTTGATGTTGGTGGACCTACAATATGGCGTCGTAGCGTATCGTTTGTATGGCGAAATATGATCGTCTTACAAAGTTGAGAAGGACTCCAGAACAAGTTTTGGCAATAGGAAGTGTGTGGAAGAATCTAAAAATTTGTGTGTGCTAAAGTTGACCAAATTCAAGCGAAAATGTCCAATACTCATTTGGGAGGAACTTGCTTAATCTAATgaaacatttcgtttaaaaattatatttctgaTATCAGTGGGGTGGTGGCTGGCATGATTACTGCTCAGAAACCTATGTTGGGCCAGACCTTCGAGTTTTTGACCAGGAATATTTGATGAGTAAAATCTGTACCTTTGCTGTAATAAATAGACTTTTCGctattaaatatttgttttaacgCATTAATATGAATTATATTACCTGTAACACTATAGAAcctatcaatttcatttatgtgGCTCGGtaagtgttcatttttcattggTTTGTTTCCATTTCTCATAGTtgaaaacaaatcaacaaaatgggttgtgattttcgccattttaagaagaagaagaatgtcgtttcaggtctatgacgctcagtaaatacacaatttgGTCTATTTGGTCTATTTGGTCTAATTGGTCTATTGAGTCtatatctcaatttcaatagatcattgaagtgaaaaatcaaaaagaaaaagttaacATTGGCGCTGGCGACCAGTTTCGACGGTCAAACCATGAAGTTTCATCAAAACATGAACATGATCACACACACGTGTACGTGTTATGAAACGTCATTATGATGACGTATTGCGAGCGCACTCTAAAATAGGTTCAATGATCGAGcgctaaaaattcaaatcttaTTTCTAATGTGCAAGAtttgaaaacttaaaaaatcaACGAGGAAAGCATAGTGCCATATTTTGAGATTTGAATgatttaatagttatttatctactaaggtaggtatgaaggtattttttcgcactagatgtgtacgCAAGACAGAAGATCTTCGCACCTTGAAAAGctgtcgatccgaggcgaagccgtggtcgacaagacgtcgtgtgcgaaaaaataccgtcatacctaccgtggtagatacaacgtttttcgcaatttcgggccataatcaccttttcaatgcaaaatattaccaaaatttctaccaaacattcacacgcaaacatgaattcaattgaacgatcaagcaacctgcactatatacctacacattgcaatgtgatgtgtgatgtatagagacgcgctaaataaaatcaagtagtcaatgcttagtatatacgctttaacaatacgttctgtataattgtgtgattctgtagccgaatggctatagtcgttgcttggtgttggatgttcaaaCCCTGTTCTGTgcaatgtttttgtttataaaatttagtctttcttaaaggtactagctctgtagcgtgcgaaaaaaataataaaaaacgcactgtgaaataaataccttcaaaacgacattaaatggatgcatggaaaggtgatgattatggaccggaattgcgaaaaagagatttgaatgaaaataatatgGAAAACTTGATCATTTGAATACTGTTTGATTGTTTTATAAGTTAACATGAAATGTTTCATTACGAATTTCATGATCGCTAATGGTCATGCAACAGaatttcctaacgcatgctaaaagacttgaaagaaaaatgatgtTTAAAACTATGTTTTAGTTATTTTGTTATACTTCTTAACAGTCAGCTTATTAATTtgagagaaatcaaaataagCTTTCTCCTATTTCTTTGTGACAAAAAAGGCTTTGCAAGTTAAGGAACCTTTTCCACGGTTTtagaatttctagaatttaTACAATGAGTCGCGCGCTAAAGTACATAGGAAAAAATGTATCAAACACACGGTTAGGTCTCAGCCTCTTATGAGACAGCGTGCGCACTATTTAAACGACTAATAAAATATTCGTCGGTTTAGAAAACCTGTATAGTTTATACACAATTTTTAGTCGGTTCAACTTAATTTCTCCTTACATAAGTTGATAACAGCAGTTTCATATTTCAGTAATCCTCTAACAGAATACAATACTTTTTTGGGATTATAATACAAACTCTTCGAAAGACTTCAATTTAGAAAAAGCTTTACATGGTACGAAGACTATAATGTTGTTCCAGCAGCTTTAGCTGCTTCACACCTTGTTGTATGGACTGTTCTTCATACGTTAAAATACTAGAATCTACGTCATTGGATTTTCCCATTACACTAATGGAACGACGTCATAGactttttgctttttattaGGTGTACCTTAGACGTTAATGGTAAAGCGTCTtaaaattttcccttttacaaaatatgttaATTTTGTCTATAAAGTGACAACAGGATTTTAAGTTTTACAAAACGTACCGTAGACGCTAATAGATCGACGTCATTTgattttctcttttacaaaatttaccgTCGACCAGAGGGactttttttgagaaatttttaacgaattttgaataaatttcattaagaaatttgaaaaattgtatagaaaatttaagagaaatttaaagaattttacatacattttgaaaagtcgatttctaaaaatattccTTGCCGTAGACGCTTATAAAGTGACGTCATAGCAGCTTTTCCTTTTACAAGATGTGTCGTAAACACTTAAAGCTAAGCAACATaagattttcccttttacaaaatataagaTGGACGCTAATTTAGCGTGTGTAGACTTCAatttcccttctacaataaaaattctaattacCGGACTTCACTGGATTTTACCATTAAGAAAATGAATCGTAGACGTTAATTGAACGGCgtcattcaatttttccttttacaaaatttatcgtCTACGCTAATGAAGCAACGCCAAAGGATTATCAAATGTGAACTAACagaatataattttctattaaaaataactatatttcaattttctgcaTACCCAAAATCTTGAAAAAAGGTTTCCTATCCCAATAACTAATGCGAAGTTATTtaggaagatttttttaaatgaaagccGAACAGTTTGATTGTAAAGGCCTGATTTCAACGTACCGTAGACGCTAATAGAGCGACGACGTCATaagattttcccttttacaaaatgtgtcgaaGACGCTAATGGAACGACGTCATatgattttcccttttacaaaatgtaccATAGACCAGAGGgactatttttaagaaatttgtaacgaatttcgaataaagttctttaagaaatttaaatttttttacagaaattcacagaaatttaaaaattgtccTTGCCGTAGACGCTTATAAAGTGACGTCATAGCAGCTTTTCCTTTTACAAGATGTGTCGTAAACACTTAAGGATAAGCAACAtaagattttcctttttacaaaatataagaTGGACGCTGATTTATCGTGGGCATACTTCATTTTCTCTtctacaataaaaattctaattacTGGACTTCACTGGATATtcccatttaaaaaatgaatcgTAGACGTTAATTGAACAGcgtcatttaatttttccttttacaaaatttaccgTTCACGCTAATGAAGCCTAAAAGTTACAGTAATAATGGTCTTTTTCTGTTTGACAACGGCAAAGGAGATAGGGTCTCACATCGTAATTTGGAACGCATTTTAATTTAGACCTTAAAATCTCAAAAGGtttaaaaaatagaatttcaaaaaaatctagaTCGTTGTTTCAGCAGCTTTAGCTGCTTCACACTTTTTATATGTATCCCCCCGTATGAGCTAAAAGAGACTAGTATCTACATATTTCAACAGAAATATCGGAAATCGATCGTGTGAActagtttcaaaatttctgttgGACAGTGTaaagattgaattttttactaTGCTGAGCGAGATGCTGAGAAAGGAAATAAATGTAAGGTAAGCTCCTTATTAAActgttttcatgaatttttgacgGACGTTGCTTCAATTGGTTTCTTAAAGATGTAGTAACACGATCTTCTAAACTTCGAATTCTGTTGACTTTCTAAAGAACATCAATTTCAGAGTTGCAAACTTAAGGCTAAGTacaaatgacacattttgcgTTGCtcagatcgacaattatgctgcattttcttttgtttggaCTGtggtgaaaattcaattacaataGAAATTACAGCATGATTGTCCAGCTCAGCAACGCAAAACAAACTGATCCTTTTTTCTCAGTCTAGGGCTGATCTTGAGGTGCAATTTACgatgaaaatgtgatgaaaatgttcacaacgAGTTCAAATCAGGTGTAATGCTGTAATGCAACTggaagaataattcaattcaagGTATTATTGcaaaggaaaaatgtaaaaatcattcaatttttgaaggtCGGTTAACcggtaaatgaaaaattcccGGGAAATGGTAAACCGGTTAACCGGTTTTTCCCGGTTTTTAATTTCCCGGTTACATTCCCTAATCACAAAACACAAATAGACGATGAAAATGCATCTTGTGATTTACCCAGAGCCGATTTAATAAGTGAGTAAGTCTAATATAACTGGTGTTTTGGTGTCCCATTAATACCCTATAGCCTCATCactgatttttaatttttaattacacAAATTGTCCCCAAATTGTTCCGAGCGTCTGTTACaagaatacaaacaaaatttgtgtctTTGTGAAATAGACCAACTTCGAGATCAACatcttaataaatttttcttcaatattttaGCAGCTCGAAAACCTTGCCTTTTCTGAAATTAACCTATACCATTAAAAAACTCACATTCATTCACAAATTAGTCGTCATCAGCGTACTGACacttaaatttcattcattttcatttctctcattCATAAAGTGATATAGAGGCCTAAAAACTATACCTATCACGGTATTCGTATGTAACAATATGAATCGCATGGAATATTTAAACTTAAAATAACAGATTTATACGTGTTACGACCTAAAACAGTAATTTTATACATATAATTTGTCTGAGGCAATGTAACTGGTGCTGCGCTCAAATGAGTTTAGATTGCCAAATCATGTAAAGCACAGTACGAACGtggttctaaatttttattttgacgagtgggatTATCTAcaaaattatacattttacattttacaattaattaataatttactTGGCCAGTTATTATAAAAAACCTTACACTTGTCATAAGGTCAATGTTAACAAGACATATTTAATTCGGTACAAATATGAAAAGCAACACgctctacaattttttttcttacttctGAGTCATAATTTTGTAAGCACCGCATTCAAGCTGTTCAAGTTCaagtcaaaatttgtttattgatttgatattgcgcggtaaagtgcactttacatcactgtcAAGTAAGTGAGTCATAATAGCACGAATTGAATATGTGCTTGAGTATATATCTAActgtgaaattttgtgaaacgaGTGCTTCAAAGGAGTGCTAACTCACTTATTTGGACAATTATATACCATGTTTTATCACATCAGCATTCGATACAGTTTAAATCATGACACTCACTGTCATTGCAATAATTGTAGTAACAACAGTTTATATGTCTGTTATAACAAcattcaagtaaaacacatgTTGTAAGTCGTTACCATCCCAGGTACACACCTGTAACAATCATAGGTACCTGTAATGGTAAAGTATTTACAATCACGGTTACAATGGTGACATTATGTGTTTGTTACCGAAGTAGCTATCATACACAGCAAACTTAACTTACCGGGCTAATTTGATAATGTACCTACGGAAAAATTACTCCCCCTCGTGAGTAAGCAAAGTTTCCCGCAGATGCGTAACGTACTATTCTCCATTTCAGTCATTTCTCTCAGGACGTCAGACTCAAGAAACGCCTAAAAACTCCATAAATGgccaaaaaaatgtcttcTAATCCCAAATTTGCGATGATGATAAGCATATTTCGCAATGATATcgactttttcaaattaaaaacactCTTTGTTGCTTGTTGCCTTTTAAGGTCGACCACTTTATTTGCTTTGTATGTGTATAATCTACTTGAAGATAAAAGATTACGTGATATGAGCTGCAATGAAATAATTACGGTCGAGTTGGCATGTAATATTAAATATTCCAAATGCTAAATACATGTATCGAAATAGTgcattacttaccaatggggcaaataatggaaatgatacttcttgtgtgaaatttaccggGAAACACataagaagtaccatttccatcatatgccccattgccaagtaaggtattgtatttgaaaacttgaggtaaagttttggatccgtgaagtaaagttaactttaacTCACGTTTTCATCTACGCCTCGATCGGCAAacttcacacaagaagtaccatctTTTGccccattggtaagtaatgtactattattcaaaaacttgaggtaaagtttggCTCAGTGAAGTAAAGATAACTTTACTTTCTGTACAGTAATGTGCAGGTCaactattttaataaaaaaagaattggaaaatatacttttcatatttcgtGCACGTCCTTTGAAGCCTTCAAATCATTTACATAGCTCGGGATAAGAGTAAAAacttaaaaagtaaaaatggactttacgtgttacggcatgtttcattttcatttacattgcctaatcacgtaaagcattgtacttacgaggttccaagttgttatttgacaagtggggaatacagccctccccttcgggtcgggctgtaacaccccacttatcaaatacacaacttggaacctcggaagtaatatactattacaactttttatccccagTCTTAGCCTTTCTGGTATGCTGTAAATGGTTCTTTACACACAACAATaagtaaaaatggaatttcatttatCTAATAATCTCCGATTTTTTTACCATAACaactataaataaaatcgactATAGTGTGGTCGCGACCGTCGTAGACCACATATAAATTACATTCTGTTGTGAGTGGAAAATTTAACTCAATTCTTTAAAATGGGTTTTCTACTTTGGAGTGCCATCGCGTTGGTTTTATACGCAATTTACAAATTCGTAACGCTGAACAATGATTACTTTCAAAAGCGAGGGATCGCCCACATGAAGCCAACGTTCTTTTTGGGGAATATGGGCCCTTTTCTTCTTCGCCTGCAGACGCCCTATGAGTTTGCAAACACTATGTACAGAATGTTTCCGCGacaaaagtgagtttttggcaTTGATTTGGTTTGTAAGACGCACAAATGAATTTGTCATTGTTTTAAATGTAGAATAATTGGAATGTTCGACATGCGTAAACCGACTTATTGTCTACGAGATCCAGAATTACTGAAACAATTGGCAGTTAAGGACTTCGAACATTTCGAGGACCATCGGTCTTTCGTTGATGAAACAGTCGATGCTATGTTTGGGAACAGTTTAATTATGTTGAAAGGGTCCAAATGGCGAGACATGAGAGCCACACTGTCGCCTGCGTTTACAGGAAGTAAAATGAGGCAAATGTTTGAATTGGTTGCCGAATGTGCCGATGAAATGTCGGCCACACTCAAGAAGAAAGCGTCATCGAACGGTGGTGGCAACGTTGACTGTGAAATGAAGGAATTGTTTTCTAAGTACACTAATGACGTAATCTCATCAGCGGCATTCGGTTACAAAGTCAATTCATTTGAAGATCCGAACAATGACTTTTACTTAGCTgggaaaaagtttatggaattTAATACACCGTTGGCTGGTTTGAAATTCTTGTTAATGCAAGTGTTGCCGAGGGTTGCAAGACTGTTAGACATTAATTTCACCGATTCCAaagtaatgaattttttccGTTCGATGGTTTTGGGAAACATAGAGACAAGGACGAAAAAAGGACTCTTTCGGCCAGACATGatcaatattttgatgaaCGTTAAACGAGGAAAGTCCAACGACTCGAACACcgtcgaagaaaccaatgCTGAAGGCTTTGCTACCGTACAAGAGTCAACAATCGGGAACAAAGTGGTTAAAAGAGTCTGGACAGACGATGAACTTGTTGCGCagtgtttcattttctttttggctGGGTTCGATACCAGCTCAACGCTATTGTCGTTCCTCACTCACGAGCTGACCGTCAATGCTGATATTCAACAGAAACTTTACGACGAAGTACAACAAACATTCGAAAGTTTGAATGGAGAACGGTTAACGTATGATGTGTTGCAAAAGATGAAGTATATGGATGCATGCATATCCGAAGCTCTGAGATACTGGCCACCTGCAGCAATGACAGATCGTCTTTGCGTCAAAGACTATAACTATGACGATGGACTGGTTGACTTCAAAATCGAGAAAGGAAAGTTCCTATTCATTCCAATTTACGGTCTGCATCATGACGAAAGGTATTGGAAAAATCCTGACGTTTTCGATACGGAAAGATTCAGCGACGAGAACAAACATACCATTAATACTGGTGCATACATTCCGTTCGGACTAGGGCCTAGAAATTGCATAGGTAATTTAAGCAGTGGTCAGTTCCGaagttcaaaatttaaaaacatttcttttccgTAGGATCTCGATTCGCACTTATGGAAGCAAAAGCAGTCATTTTCTATTTGCTGTTAAACTTTAAGTTTGAACCAAATGACCAGACGCAGATTCCGCTTAAACTTAAAAAAGCGCCATTCCTAATTTCCGAAAAAGGTGTAAACATTCAACTCAAACTAcggaaataaatcgaaaaaaaacttaattccGAGTGATGTGTTCGTAAGTTCGTATCTATCCAAAACTTTACCAAAATGTCTAGCAAACAAATATAAGGAGTATGGAAGCTGTTGTTAAGGAAAGCTTAAATAAGTTAAGATTTTAATCGAATGTGTTCTAAAGTGGCTAACCGCGGTGACACAATATCAGTACTATGAGTCATTCGTCAAAAACTAAACTTTCGATAATGGGCTTGAGATAATGAAGATAAGAATCGATAAGACTGCATTAAACATTATGTGGTACGTACACAC
This genomic stretch from Bradysia coprophila strain Holo2 chromosome II, BU_Bcop_v1, whole genome shotgun sequence harbors:
- the LOC119069989 gene encoding probable cytochrome P450 9f2 yields the protein MGFLLWSAIALVLYAIYKFVTLNNDYFQKRGIAHMKPTFFLGNMGPFLLRLQTPYEFANTMYRMFPRQKIIGMFDMRKPTYCLRDPELLKQLAVKDFEHFEDHRSFVDETVDAMFGNSLIMLKGSKWRDMRATLSPAFTGSKMRQMFELVAECADEMSATLKKKASSNGGGNVDCEMKELFSKYTNDVISSAAFGYKVNSFEDPNNDFYLAGKKFMEFNTPLAGLKFLLMQVLPRVARLLDINFTDSKVMNFFRSMVLGNIETRTKKGLFRPDMINILMNVKRGKSNDSNTVEETNAEGFATVQESTIGNKVVKRVWTDDELVAQCFIFFLAGFDTSSTLLSFLTHELTVNADIQQKLYDEVQQTFESLNGERLTYDVLQKMKYMDACISEALRYWPPAAMTDRLCVKDYNYDDGLVDFKIEKGKFLFIPIYGLHHDERYWKNPDVFDTERFSDENKHTINTGAYIPFGLGPRNCIGSRFALMEAKAVIFYLLLNFKFEPNDQTQIPLKLKKAPFLISEKGVNIQLKLRK